The following are encoded in a window of Pseudomonas multiresinivorans genomic DNA:
- a CDS encoding amino acid permease, giving the protein MLKQGVLRWPQIAGLGISLVIAGQFSGWNYGLASSGWANMLVATLLMAVLCGGLALCVCELSTARPHAGGVFAYAQLAFGPFVGYLVGAACALALTIGTGAAANFLAAYMESVFGFGGWPVRIGLFAVIIGIHIIGVGEALGLTLLAGAVAAIALLAFGGAMLPHVHWENLLPTAGSTLPGVSVAGVFACVPFAIWMFICLEQVASAAEEAADPGRSMPRGIIAAVGTLLLTALTVVISAPGAAGVEVVGNAGDPLYAAMTHGGLYGERDWLPLLVGSGAVCGLLATFFSVVFSASRQLFALSRDGFFPAALARTNRRGAPYVALLVLTLIGLPLTLVPPEKLLLCIVLLLGSCHLVLFAAYLRLHRSQPGLARPFRLRGGPVIASVGMLLTLVVIAACFQLEVAMLSALALVVAALIINYLLRAATRAGKPLENVENV; this is encoded by the coding sequence ATGCTCAAACAAGGCGTACTCCGCTGGCCCCAGATCGCCGGGCTCGGCATTTCACTGGTCATCGCCGGGCAGTTCTCCGGCTGGAATTACGGCCTGGCCAGTAGCGGCTGGGCCAACATGCTCGTCGCCACTTTGCTGATGGCCGTGCTCTGCGGCGGCCTGGCGCTGTGCGTATGCGAACTCTCCACCGCCCGGCCCCATGCCGGCGGCGTGTTCGCCTACGCGCAGCTGGCTTTCGGGCCCTTCGTCGGCTACCTGGTCGGCGCGGCGTGCGCGCTGGCGCTGACCATCGGTACCGGCGCTGCGGCCAACTTCCTCGCCGCCTATATGGAGTCGGTATTCGGCTTCGGCGGCTGGCCGGTGCGCATCGGCCTGTTCGCGGTGATCATCGGCATCCACATCATCGGCGTCGGCGAGGCCCTGGGTCTGACTCTGCTGGCCGGCGCCGTGGCAGCCATCGCCCTGCTGGCCTTCGGCGGCGCCATGCTGCCCCACGTGCACTGGGAAAACCTGCTGCCCACGGCTGGCAGCACCTTGCCGGGCGTGAGCGTCGCCGGCGTGTTCGCCTGCGTGCCGTTCGCCATCTGGATGTTCATCTGCCTGGAGCAGGTCGCCTCCGCTGCCGAGGAAGCCGCAGACCCCGGCCGCAGCATGCCGCGCGGGATCATCGCCGCTGTCGGTACCCTGCTGCTGACGGCCCTGACCGTGGTGATCAGCGCGCCGGGCGCCGCCGGCGTGGAAGTGGTCGGTAACGCCGGCGATCCGCTGTACGCCGCCATGACCCACGGCGGGCTGTACGGCGAGCGCGACTGGCTGCCGCTGCTGGTCGGTTCCGGCGCCGTGTGTGGCCTGCTGGCGACCTTCTTCTCGGTGGTGTTCTCCGCCTCCCGTCAGTTGTTCGCCCTGTCCCGCGACGGCTTCTTCCCCGCCGCGCTGGCTCGCACCAACCGCCGAGGCGCGCCCTACGTCGCCCTGCTGGTACTGACGCTGATCGGCCTGCCGCTGACCCTGGTGCCGCCGGAGAAACTCCTGCTGTGCATCGTCCTGCTGCTGGGCAGTTGCCACCTGGTGCTGTTCGCCGCGTACCTGCGCCTGCACCGCAGCCAGCCCGGCCTGGCCCGCCCGTTCCGCCTGCGCGGCGGCCCTGTGATTGCCAGCGTCGGCATGCTGCTGACCCTGGTGGTGATCGCCGCCTGCTTCCAGCTGGAAGTGGCCATGCTCAGCGCCCTGGCGCTGGTGGTCGCCGCACTGATCATCAACTACCTGCTGCGCGCTGCCACCCGCGCCGGCAAGCCCCTGGAGAATGTCGAGAATGTCTGA
- a CDS encoding aspartate aminotransferase family protein yields MSEPTLLQRRHQVMGDASPLFYDEPLELVKGEGVWLIDANGKRYLDCYNNVPCVGHCHPKVVAAMAEQAATLNIHTRYLNERVVRYAENLTATFAEPLDSLMFTCTGSEANELALRMARFVTGNKGVIVSDYNYHGNTTSLAAVTTALPSSEPFSTHARAVPIPCLYQADGAPEQVADRYVAKVAEAIAELQAAGVGLAAMLIDTLFANEGIPRLPVGYLERVAKLVRDAGGLLIADEVQSGFARTGEHLWGHQAHPFVPDIVTLGKPMGNGFPLAGLVTSRERVETFGRANLYFNTFGGSPVAAAVGQAVLDVIAEEDLQGNALRQGAKLSAELHRLAERHSIIGDVRGKGLFFAVELVRDRTSREPAGLEARRIVNAMRQRGVLISKIGGADNILKIRPPLPFQAEHGELFIDTLGQVLSEL; encoded by the coding sequence ATGTCTGAACCAACCCTGCTGCAACGCCGCCACCAGGTCATGGGCGATGCCTCGCCGCTGTTCTACGACGAGCCGCTGGAGCTGGTGAAAGGCGAAGGCGTCTGGCTCATCGACGCCAACGGCAAGCGCTACCTGGACTGCTACAACAACGTGCCCTGCGTCGGCCATTGCCACCCGAAAGTGGTCGCGGCCATGGCCGAGCAGGCGGCGACGCTGAACATTCATACCCGCTACCTCAACGAGCGTGTGGTGCGCTACGCCGAGAACCTCACCGCGACCTTCGCCGAGCCACTGGACAGCCTGATGTTCACCTGCACCGGCAGCGAGGCCAACGAGCTGGCCCTGCGCATGGCGCGCTTCGTCACCGGCAACAAGGGCGTGATCGTCAGCGACTACAACTATCACGGCAACACCACCTCGCTGGCGGCAGTGACCACGGCACTGCCCAGCTCCGAGCCCTTTTCGACCCATGCGCGGGCGGTGCCGATTCCCTGCCTGTATCAGGCAGACGGTGCGCCCGAGCAAGTCGCCGACCGCTACGTGGCCAAGGTCGCCGAAGCCATCGCCGAGCTGCAGGCCGCCGGCGTCGGACTGGCCGCGATGCTGATCGATACGCTGTTCGCCAACGAAGGTATTCCGCGCCTGCCGGTCGGCTACCTGGAGCGCGTGGCCAAGCTGGTGCGCGATGCAGGCGGCCTGCTGATCGCCGACGAGGTGCAATCGGGCTTCGCCCGCACCGGCGAGCACCTGTGGGGCCATCAGGCACACCCGTTCGTGCCGGACATCGTCACCCTCGGCAAACCCATGGGCAACGGCTTCCCCCTGGCCGGGCTGGTGACCTCGCGCGAGCGCGTCGAGACCTTCGGCCGCGCCAACCTGTACTTCAATACCTTCGGCGGCTCGCCAGTGGCCGCCGCCGTCGGCCAGGCAGTACTCGACGTGATCGCCGAGGAAGACCTGCAAGGCAACGCCCTGCGTCAGGGCGCGAAGCTCAGCGCCGAACTGCATCGCCTGGCCGAGCGCCATTCGATCATCGGCGACGTGCGCGGCAAGGGCCTGTTCTTCGCCGTGGAACTGGTGCGCGACCGCACCAGCCGCGAGCCGGCCGGGCTCGAAGCGCGGCGTATCGTCAACGCCATGCGTCAGCGCGGCGTGCTGATCAGCAAGATCGGTGGCGCCGACAACATCCTCAAGATCCGCCCGCCGCTGCCCTTCCAGGCCGAACACGGCGAGCTGTTCATCGACACCCTGGGCCAGGTCCTGAGCGAACTCTGA
- a CDS encoding phosphotransferase enzyme family protein — MNDFPKANFAALDHDQQVACLRDLALDALRHWDGDFVGLELLKYRENAVFCATRSDGTRSALRVHRGGYHSEAALRSELTWMEQLAAGGIGVPTIIRTRDGEHLAEVRSAALDEPRYVDMLGWLSGSTLGSAEQGLSADGDIEALFHKAGAVAARIHLNSAQWRQPNEFTRHAWDEEGLVGANPFWGRFWELDLLADDQRELLQRARQEARMDLRRYGRSLGNFGMIHADLVPENLLLEAGELQLIDFDDAGFGWHMFELATALYFCQDDPRLAQIEAALLAGYHSVKPLSAADRAALPLFLALRGTTYLGWVHTRRNSQTAKELAPMLIERACALARAYLASR; from the coding sequence ATGAACGACTTCCCGAAGGCCAATTTCGCCGCGCTCGACCACGACCAGCAAGTCGCCTGCCTGCGCGACCTGGCGCTGGATGCCCTGCGCCACTGGGACGGCGACTTCGTCGGCCTGGAACTGCTCAAGTACCGCGAGAACGCCGTGTTCTGCGCCACCCGCAGCGACGGCACGCGCAGCGCCCTGCGCGTGCACCGCGGCGGTTATCACAGCGAAGCGGCGCTGCGCTCCGAGCTGACCTGGATGGAGCAACTGGCCGCCGGCGGCATTGGCGTGCCGACCATCATCCGCACCCGCGACGGCGAGCACCTGGCCGAAGTGCGCAGCGCAGCGCTCGATGAGCCGCGCTACGTCGACATGCTTGGCTGGCTGTCCGGCAGCACATTGGGTTCGGCGGAACAGGGCCTGAGCGCCGACGGTGACATCGAGGCGCTGTTCCACAAGGCTGGCGCCGTGGCGGCGCGCATCCACCTGAATTCGGCCCAGTGGCGACAGCCCAACGAGTTCACCCGGCACGCCTGGGACGAAGAGGGATTGGTCGGCGCCAATCCGTTCTGGGGCCGTTTCTGGGAACTCGACCTGCTTGCCGACGATCAGCGCGAGCTGCTCCAGCGCGCCCGCCAGGAGGCGCGCATGGATTTGCGCCGCTACGGCCGCAGCCTGGGCAACTTCGGCATGATCCATGCCGACCTGGTGCCCGAGAACCTTCTGCTGGAGGCGGGCGAGCTGCAGCTGATCGACTTCGACGATGCCGGTTTCGGCTGGCACATGTTCGAGCTGGCCACGGCGCTGTACTTCTGCCAGGACGACCCGCGTCTGGCGCAGATCGAAGCCGCGCTGCTGGCCGGCTATCACTCGGTCAAGCCGCTCTCCGCCGCGGACCGCGCCGCCCTGCCGCTGTTCCTCGCCCTGCGTGGCACGACGTACCTGGGCTGGGTGCACACCCGACGCAACAGCCAGACCGCGAAGGAGCTGGCGCCGATGCTGATCGAGCGCGCCTGCGCCCTGGCCCGCGCCTACCTGGCGAGCCGCTGA
- a CDS encoding helix-turn-helix domain-containing protein: protein MTGIARHQATDSDELACALAGWSQDYTQLGHGRLQAELLHVQLPDASLIYEHSNLHLHENMAPPAGHLVIGIPLRASDDSRFNGQALHDDTLLVLEGGRELEICAVGEIHMLGLTFSQPQLERLLGAEERELFERALSERRLQLSPSGAGNLRRSLCGAIASFEEEPWRTADPQQAGHAVARVLSHVLQALEEILPGTARDGAPRSLPQHRRLVLAAIDRMQADLAQPLSLLELSQSLNTSQRTLQYCFRQICQSTPQQFFLSLRLAEARRRLKQEPQQSITNLALDLGFASSSHFSTLYKRLYAEQPSVISRAR from the coding sequence ATGACCGGCATAGCCCGCCACCAGGCAACCGACTCCGATGAACTGGCCTGCGCCCTCGCGGGCTGGAGCCAGGACTACACCCAGCTCGGCCACGGCCGCCTGCAGGCGGAGCTGCTGCATGTGCAGTTGCCGGACGCCTCGCTGATCTACGAACACTCCAACCTGCACCTGCATGAGAACATGGCGCCGCCTGCCGGCCACCTGGTGATCGGCATTCCCCTGCGCGCCAGCGACGACTCGCGCTTCAACGGCCAGGCGCTGCACGACGACACCCTGCTGGTACTCGAAGGCGGCCGCGAGCTGGAAATCTGCGCCGTCGGGGAAATCCACATGCTCGGCCTGACCTTCAGCCAGCCGCAGCTGGAACGCCTGCTCGGTGCCGAGGAGCGCGAGCTGTTCGAGCGCGCACTGTCCGAGCGTCGCCTGCAACTCTCGCCCAGTGGCGCCGGCAACCTGCGGCGCAGCCTGTGCGGCGCCATCGCTTCCTTCGAAGAGGAGCCCTGGCGCACCGCCGACCCACAACAGGCCGGCCACGCCGTCGCCCGCGTGCTGAGCCATGTCCTGCAGGCGCTGGAGGAAATCCTCCCAGGCACCGCCCGCGATGGCGCGCCCCGTTCGCTGCCGCAGCATCGCCGGCTGGTGCTCGCGGCCATCGACCGCATGCAGGCGGACCTCGCCCAACCACTGTCGCTGCTGGAACTGAGCCAGAGCCTGAACACCAGCCAACGCACCCTGCAATACTGCTTCCGGCAGATCTGCCAGAGCACGCCGCAGCAGTTCTTCCTCAGCCTGCGCCTGGCCGAGGCGCGCCGCCGGCTCAAGCAGGAGCCGCAGCAGAGCATCACGAACCTGGCGCTGGACCTGGGCTTTGCCAGTTCCAGCCACTTTTCGACCCTGTACAAGCGGTTGTATGCAGAGCAGCCGTCGGTGATTTCAAGAGCGCGTTGA
- a CDS encoding methyl-accepting chemotaxis protein: MSATAQDSARSAARAAEAARTAEQACDDGFRTLDATNSGIDLLASGMHQAMAELQQLAASNEQIGSILEVICGIAAQTNLLALNAAIEAARAGDAGRGFAVVADEVRGLARRTQESVEEIREVIENLQARGHSVTSAMQGSFAQAQGNVDQARQAIDALRRIGEAVNLISEMNLQIASAAEEQSSVAEEINRNIAGIRDVTQTISDHAQQAAGASRSLNELASRQQGLVEQFRA; this comes from the coding sequence ATGTCTGCCACCGCGCAGGATTCGGCGCGCAGTGCCGCTCGCGCCGCCGAAGCCGCGCGCACCGCGGAGCAGGCCTGCGATGACGGCTTCCGCACCCTCGACGCGACCAACAGCGGCATCGACCTGCTGGCCAGCGGCATGCACCAGGCTATGGCCGAACTGCAACAACTGGCAGCGAGCAACGAGCAGATCGGTTCGATCCTGGAAGTCATCTGCGGCATCGCCGCGCAGACCAACCTCCTCGCCCTCAACGCCGCCATTGAAGCGGCGCGCGCGGGCGATGCCGGGCGCGGCTTCGCAGTGGTCGCTGACGAGGTGCGCGGGCTGGCCCGGCGCACCCAGGAGTCCGTGGAGGAAATCCGCGAGGTGATCGAGAACCTGCAGGCGCGCGGCCACTCGGTGACCAGCGCGATGCAGGGCAGCTTCGCCCAGGCCCAGGGCAACGTCGATCAGGCACGCCAGGCCATCGACGCGCTGCGGCGCATCGGCGAGGCGGTGAACCTGATCAGCGAGATGAACCTGCAGATCGCCAGCGCGGCAGAAGAACAGAGCAGCGTCGCCGAGGAGATCAACCGCAACATCGCCGGCATCCGCGACGTCACCCAGACCATTTCCGATCACGCACAGCAGGCCGCCGGCGCCAGTCGTTCGCTGAACGAACTGGCCAGCCGGCAGCAGGGATTGGTGGAGCAGTTCCGCGCCTGA
- a CDS encoding DUF2790 domain-containing protein has protein sequence MKSTLSVLFAVPALLLSFTAFADDAAVYHYGMPLDVAKVLSISQPNERCEVSQATMVYLDSQGQQHTLKYLRQTPRCSDI, from the coding sequence ATGAAATCCACCCTTAGCGTGCTATTCGCCGTCCCCGCCCTGCTGCTGTCCTTCACTGCCTTTGCCGATGATGCGGCCGTCTACCACTACGGCATGCCGCTGGACGTGGCCAAGGTGCTAAGCATCAGCCAACCCAACGAGCGCTGCGAAGTCAGCCAGGCCACCATGGTCTATCTGGACTCCCAGGGCCAGCAGCACACCCTCAAATACCTGCGCCAGACCCCGCGCTGCAGCGACATCTGA
- a CDS encoding GlxA family transcriptional regulator: MKRVAMLLFPGVQALDVSGPLDVFAEANAFVPAGQGYQVVTLAAQPFPLRASNGQLLGADSAIDQGDGAADILLVPGGPTLPEDSPPAELLDWLRTACAKAPRYGSICTGAFLLGHAGLLDGKRVTTHWSDARRLAELFPLAQVEPDRIHVRDGALVTSAGVTAGIDLALALVAEDHGAAVALSVAKRLLVVAQRQGGQSQFSPFLQAPADEASPVARIQRYVQEHLDQPLGVPQLAAEVAMSPRSFARIFVRDAGVTPAEFVQRARIDAARGLLEGSDLALKVIAWRCGFGSPARMRLVFVQRLGVTSTQYREQFRRNG, translated from the coding sequence ATGAAACGCGTGGCCATGCTGCTGTTCCCCGGCGTGCAGGCGCTGGATGTTTCCGGGCCGCTGGATGTATTCGCCGAGGCCAATGCCTTCGTGCCTGCCGGCCAGGGTTATCAGGTGGTGACTCTCGCCGCGCAGCCCTTCCCCTTGCGCGCCTCCAACGGCCAGCTGCTGGGGGCGGATTCCGCCATCGACCAGGGTGACGGCGCGGCCGATATCCTGTTGGTGCCGGGCGGCCCGACACTGCCTGAGGACTCACCGCCAGCGGAGTTGCTGGACTGGCTGCGCACGGCCTGCGCCAAGGCGCCGCGCTACGGGTCGATCTGCACCGGCGCCTTCCTGCTTGGCCACGCCGGGCTGCTGGACGGCAAGCGCGTGACGACGCACTGGAGCGACGCCCGGCGACTGGCGGAGTTGTTCCCTCTGGCGCAGGTCGAGCCGGATCGAATCCACGTCCGCGATGGCGCGCTGGTGACCTCGGCGGGCGTCACGGCGGGCATCGATCTCGCGCTGGCGCTGGTGGCGGAGGATCACGGCGCGGCGGTGGCGCTGTCCGTTGCGAAGCGCCTGCTGGTGGTCGCCCAGCGCCAGGGCGGGCAATCGCAGTTCAGCCCCTTCCTGCAGGCGCCGGCGGACGAGGCTTCGCCAGTGGCACGCATCCAGCGCTATGTGCAGGAGCATCTGGATCAGCCGCTGGGCGTGCCGCAACTGGCTGCGGAAGTGGCAATGAGCCCGCGCAGCTTCGCCCGCATCTTCGTCCGCGATGCGGGGGTGACGCCGGCAGAGTTCGTCCAGCGTGCCCGCATCGACGCAGCCCGCGGATTACTCGAAGGCAGTGATCTTGCGTTGAAGGTGATCGCCTGGCGCTGCGGTTTCGGCAGCCCGGCGCGGATGCGCCTGGTGTTCGTACAGCGCCTGGGCGTGACGTCGACGCAGTATCGCGAGCAGTTCCGCCGCAACGGCTGA
- a CDS encoding Lrp/AsnC family transcriptional regulator: MADLDRTDLKILRALADDGRLSWRDLAQNIGLSLTPTLRRVRRLEEEHYIQGYFARLDEERLSGGMSVFVSVSLEKQTGDYLARFEERIVQAPQVMSCFQMTGDADYMLRVVVKDLSAYQLFLTNTLTQIPGVAGIKSAFALKSVMLRSAPPI, encoded by the coding sequence ATGGCTGATCTCGACCGCACCGACCTGAAAATCCTCCGCGCCCTGGCCGACGATGGCCGCCTGTCCTGGCGCGATCTGGCGCAGAACATCGGCCTGTCGCTGACCCCGACGCTGCGCCGGGTCCGCCGTCTGGAGGAGGAGCACTACATCCAGGGCTATTTCGCCCGGCTCGACGAGGAGCGCCTGTCCGGCGGCATGAGTGTGTTCGTCTCGGTGTCCCTGGAAAAACAGACCGGCGACTACCTCGCCCGGTTCGAAGAACGCATCGTCCAGGCGCCGCAGGTGATGAGCTGCTTCCAGATGACCGGCGACGCCGACTACATGCTGCGGGTGGTGGTGAAGGACCTGTCGGCCTACCAGCTGTTCCTGACCAATACGCTGACGCAGATTCCCGGCGTGGCGGGGATCAAGTCGGCCTTTGCGCTGAAATCGGTGATGCTGCGGTCGGCGCCGCCGATCTAG
- a CDS encoding 3-methyl-2-oxobutanoate dehydrogenase (2-methylpropanoyl-transferring) subunit alpha, whose amino-acid sequence MTDYAPLRLHVPEPTGRPGCKTDFSYLHLSPAGEVRKPAIDVEPAQTTDLAFSLVRVLDEDGNAVGPWAPELSHEQLLRGMRLMLKTRIFDARMLTAQRQKKMSFYMQCLGEEAIATAHTMALRDGDMTFPTYRQQGILITRDYPLKDMICQLLSNEQDPLKGRQLPIMYSSREKGFFSISGNLATQFIQAVGWGMASAIKGDTKISSAWIGDGATAESDFHTALTFAHVYRAPVILNVVNNQWAISTFQAIAGGEGTTFANRGVGCGIASLRVDGNDFLAVYAASQWAAERARRGHGPSLIEWVTYRAGPHSTSDDPSKYRPADDWTNFPLGDPIARLKQHLVGLGIWSEDQHEALKKELEAEVIAAQKEAERHGSLVDGHVFSAANLFDDVYKDLPEHLRRQRQELGV is encoded by the coding sequence ATGACCGACTACGCCCCACTCCGCCTGCACGTCCCCGAACCCACCGGACGCCCGGGCTGCAAGACCGATTTCTCCTACCTGCATCTCTCGCCGGCCGGCGAGGTGCGCAAGCCCGCTATCGACGTTGAACCGGCGCAGACCACCGACCTGGCGTTCAGCCTGGTGCGCGTGCTCGATGAGGACGGCAACGCCGTTGGCCCCTGGGCCCCGGAGCTGAGCCACGAGCAGTTGCTGCGCGGTATGCGCCTGATGCTCAAGACGCGCATCTTCGATGCGCGCATGCTCACCGCCCAGCGCCAGAAGAAGATGTCCTTCTACATGCAGTGCCTGGGTGAAGAGGCCATCGCCACCGCCCACACCATGGCCCTGCGCGACGGCGACATGACCTTCCCGACCTACCGTCAGCAAGGCATCCTGATCACCCGCGACTACCCGCTCAAGGACATGATCTGCCAGCTGCTCTCCAACGAGCAGGACCCGCTCAAGGGCCGCCAGCTGCCGATCATGTACTCCAGCCGCGAGAAGGGTTTCTTCTCGATTTCCGGCAACCTCGCCACCCAGTTCATCCAGGCCGTTGGCTGGGGCATGGCCTCGGCGATCAAGGGCGACACCAAGATCTCGTCCGCCTGGATCGGCGACGGCGCCACCGCCGAATCCGACTTCCATACCGCCCTCACCTTCGCCCACGTCTACCGCGCGCCGGTGATCCTCAACGTGGTCAACAACCAGTGGGCGATTTCCACCTTCCAGGCCATCGCCGGCGGTGAAGGCACTACCTTCGCCAACCGTGGCGTGGGCTGCGGCATCGCCTCGCTGCGGGTGGACGGCAACGACTTCCTCGCGGTCTACGCCGCCTCGCAATGGGCCGCCGAGCGCGCCCGCCGTGGCCATGGCCCGAGCCTGATCGAATGGGTCACCTACCGCGCCGGCCCGCACTCCACCTCGGATGATCCGTCCAAGTACCGCCCCGCCGACGACTGGACCAACTTCCCCCTCGGCGACCCCATTGCCCGCCTGAAGCAGCACCTGGTCGGTCTCGGCATCTGGTCCGAGGACCAGCACGAAGCGCTGAAGAAGGAACTGGAAGCCGAAGTGATCGCCGCGCAGAAAGAGGCCGAGCGCCACGGCTCCCTGGTCGACGGCCACGTATTCAGCGCCGCCAACCTGTTCGACGACGTCTACAAGGACCTGCCGGAACACCTGCGCCGGCAGCGCCAGGAGCTTGGGGTATGA
- a CDS encoding alpha-ketoacid dehydrogenase subunit beta, with protein MNAMNPQHENAQAVTSMTMIQALRSAMDVMLERDDNVVVFGQDVGYFGGVFRCTEGLQKKYGTSRVFDAPISESGIIGAAVGMGAYGLRPVVEIQFADYVYPATDQLVSEAARIRYRSVNDFTVPMVVRMPCGGGIYGGQTHSQSPEAMFTQVCGLRTVMPSNPYDAKGLLIACIENDDPVIFLEPKRLYNGPFDGHHDRPVTPWSKHPASQVPEGYYSVPLDKAAIARPGSELTVLTYGTTVYVAQTAAEETGIDAEIIDLRSLWPLDLDTIVESVKKTGRCVIVHEATRTCGYGAELMSLVQENCFHHLEAPIARVTGWDTPYPHAQEWDYFPGPARVGAAFKRAMEV; from the coding sequence ATGAATGCCATGAACCCGCAACACGAGAACGCCCAGGCCGTCACCAGCATGACCATGATCCAGGCGCTGCGCTCGGCGATGGACGTGATGCTCGAGCGCGACGACAACGTCGTGGTGTTCGGCCAGGACGTCGGCTACTTCGGCGGCGTGTTCCGCTGCACCGAGGGCCTGCAGAAGAAGTACGGCACTTCGCGCGTATTCGACGCGCCGATCTCCGAGAGCGGCATCATCGGCGCCGCCGTGGGCATGGGCGCGTATGGCCTGCGCCCGGTGGTGGAAATCCAGTTCGCCGACTACGTCTACCCGGCCACCGACCAGTTGGTCTCGGAAGCCGCGCGCATCCGCTACCGCTCGGTGAACGACTTCACCGTGCCGATGGTGGTGCGCATGCCCTGCGGCGGCGGCATCTACGGCGGGCAGACGCACAGCCAGAGCCCCGAGGCGATGTTCACCCAGGTCTGCGGCCTGCGCACTGTCATGCCCTCCAACCCGTACGACGCCAAGGGCCTGCTGATCGCCTGCATCGAGAACGATGACCCGGTGATCTTCCTCGAACCCAAGCGCCTGTATAACGGCCCGTTCGACGGCCACCACGACCGCCCGGTAACGCCCTGGTCCAAGCATCCGGCCAGCCAGGTGCCCGAGGGTTACTACAGCGTGCCGCTGGACAAGGCCGCCATCGCCCGCCCCGGCTCCGAGCTGACCGTGCTGACCTACGGCACCACCGTCTATGTGGCCCAGACCGCCGCCGAGGAAACCGGCATCGACGCCGAGATCATCGACCTGCGCAGCCTCTGGCCGCTGGACCTGGACACCATCGTCGAGTCGGTGAAGAAGACCGGCCGCTGCGTCATCGTCCACGAGGCCACCCGCACCTGCGGCTACGGCGCCGAGCTGATGTCGCTGGTACAGGAGAACTGCTTCCACCACCTCGAAGCCCCGATTGCCCGCGTCACCGGGTGGGACACGCCCTACCCGCATGCCCAGGAATGGGATTACTTCCCCGGCCCCGCCCGCGTCGGCGCGGCCTTCAAGCGCGCCATGGAGGTCTGA